The following DNA comes from Ornithobacterium rhinotracheale DSM 15997.
TGCAACCAAAATTAATTTCCAAATTGGTGAAACCTCGAGCGATATAATCTTTTACTGTGATGTCTATTAAGTTCTGAATCAGTTCAATGAATTTTGGCATTTCGGTTTTGGTCAGTAAAAAATCTTTTACGCCTTGGTCTCGCCCCGTTTGTTTTTTGTATTCGTCGATGCGCCCGGGGTTTAGAATCCCACGACAGTCGAAAACGAAGCCACCACCATTCCCAGAAGGATCTTGTGGAATTTCCTCTCGGTACGAAAAACTTCTTACATTTATATTTAATTTATTCATTATAGGGGATTTATGATTTCAGTTTTGTTTAAATTTTTAAAAATATCTTTTAAGGCTAAAGAATTTTTGATTAAATCTAAATTTTGTAATTCTTCTAAGTTTTTGATTCCTAGTGAAATGCTAGATGAGAAATGCTCTTTTTTGTAAATCCAGCCCAAACGACCATACACGCCTAAAACTTGTAAAAGTCTGAGAATTAAACAAGTATTAAATTCGTTTAAAAATGCATTTTTATCAAAATTGGGGATTACTTTTTTAAGCTCAGAAATATAAAAATTCAATAATTTTTGTCTAAGCTCAGGGCTTAAATTAGCTTTAGCTTGCCACAAAAGCGATACCACATCATATGCGCAAGAACCCCGCATGGCACCTTGAAAATCAATGAAGTATATATTTTCGTTGTGAAGCATTACATTTCTGCCTTGCAAATCACGATACATTAAAAATTGATATTTGGCAGTTTCTATTGAATTGGCAAGCGTGTCAAAATCTGAGAGCAATTTGTCTTCGGCATAAACTTGCTGAGACAAATCAAGGAAATAATTTTTAAATCCAAATAAATCTCTGTAAACTAGTGTTTTATCGAATTTTTTGTGCGTGAAAAAATCTTCATCATTGATTAATTCATTGCCCTGAATTTGAAATTTTACTAAATCTTCAAGCGTTTTTTTGTAATAATTTTCTGTTTCAGGTGAATTTTCCAATACATTATTAAGTAATGTTTTGTCGCCTAAATCTTCTTGAAGATAGTAAAATCCTTGGTCAAAGAAAAGAATTTTAGGCACATTCACGGGGATTTGTGCAAGTTTTTGGGCTAAATTTATAAAACATTGATTTTCATGTGTGTCTTTGTTTTTAACTAAGATTAAAGTTTTAAATTCTCCCTCGTCAAAAAACACACGAAAATAAGTTCTGCCCGAGCCCCCTGCATTCATAGGAACTATGTCGCAAACGCTCCCAAAAGTTTTGATTTTTTCTATAATTTCTGCCGAAAGTGGCAAATCTTGCATCATGATAAAAATTCGATTTTAAACGATATTTGGCGTAATTTCTAATTGTGCTGTAGCCACCTTTCGTTGCTTATTAAAGGTATCGAAATAGAAATCAAGTCGCCCAAGATATAAGCCAGCCCAGCCCACTTGGTTCACAATCGTTGGTTCTCCAGCTTTGTTAATGATTTCGGTAGGGTGAGGGAGGAAGGTGTGCGTGTGTCCGCCAATGATTAAATCTATATCTTGAGTTTTGGTAGCAAGTTCACAATCAGAGATTTTAGGTGTGTCATACTTGTACCCAATATGTGAAAGGCAAATGATCATATCACATTTTTTATCTTTTAGGATTCGCGTCATTTCTTGCGAAATTTCGACGGGGTCGAGATATTTGGTTTCTAAATAATTTTCTTTGCTAATGAGTCCTACGGGATCGATTCCTAGTCCGAAAATACCGATTTTCACCCCGCCTTTATTTATGATTTTATATTTTTTGGTTCTTCCGTCCAGAATTGTGTTGGTGAAATCGTAGTTTGAACAAATAAAATCAAAATTTGCATATTTTAGTTGTTTCTCAAATCCAGCCAAGCCATTGTCAAAATCGTGATTTCCCATGGTGGAGGCTTCATATCCCATTTTAGACATGAGTTTAAACTCCAATTCGCCTCCAAAAAAGTTGAAGTATGGTGTTCCTTGGAAAATGTCGCCTGCATCTAGCAACAAAACATTGGGCTCTTCTTTTCTGATTTTATCTATTAATGCTGCACGGCGTGCAAAACCACCTTTGTTGGAATATTTTGGATTTTCCGAAGTTTCAAATGGTTCGATTCTACTATGTTGATCGTTAGTGTGTAGTATAGTGATTTTCTTTGCATTAGACTTTGCCCACGCAGGAATACTCGGTAAAAGTGCAAGTGCGGTGGCAGCAGATGTAGTTGCTAAAAATTTTCTTCTTGAAAGCATGGTCAATAGATTTTAGGGTAAATATCTTGGATTGTTGTTGATTTGTAAAGTGTCGTTTGCCTTAAATTCTTGAATAAAAATATCACGAAGTTTTTCGTTGATATTTACGATTTCTTCGGGCTGAGTTAAGAAAGTCATGCCATCGCCACCTTTTTGCAAATAATCGTTGGTAATCACCCAGTAAGACTTATTCACATCAAATTTGCGATTGTTGCTAAGTATAATGTTTAAATCTGGACCATCAAGCGAAAAGCTTAAACCAGCAATTGGGTGTCCTTTTTTGCGGTGTTCTTTGAGGTAATCAATCATTTTTATAAAATCCTTGCCACTGAGTTTTACCACCACGGCTTCATTTTCAAATGGCATCAGCTCAAAAATACTGCGTACCGTGATGTTTCCAGGCGTAAAAGTTCTGCGGATCCCCCCAGCATTGAGCAAAGCTACATCAATATCGTGATGATATTTTTTTTGAAAAATTTTATTCCCCGCTTCAAGCAGTTGATCGGCAAGGAGGTTGCTCAAATTCGCATTCATTCCTTTATTTAATTCATAAGGATTGTAGGTAAGCACTTGGTCCATCTCTTGGTCAAGTTGCTTTTTATAGGGAGCAATTATTTCGGTAAGCTCAGGGCTTGGGGCATATTCTGCTGTAATGTTGATTTCTTGTTGCGCAACTTCGGGCTGTTTGTAAAGTTGCTTTTGGCAAGCGGTAAACGCGAGAACACTAGCCAATGAAATCACTGAAAATGTGCGTTTTTTCATATTTGTAATTTTCTTGTTTACAAAATTGAAAAAAATATTTGTAATAAAGGCTTTTTTCATGACTAAAAAAATGTAAAGATTTAAAAATGGACACTTAAAGCATTGAGTTAATTTTCTAATTTCTATACTTTTTTAGAGAAGGAGATTTGAATGTTTATATTCTTGTTGAGTGAATTTTTTAATTCATATGTTATAAAGTATGCGAAACAAAAAAACGTAGATGATAGTGTTTTAGAGAAATAATGTTGAGTTGATAGAAATACGCATTGAATTTGACTTGGCAGCAGAGGTCGGGATTGTATAATAAATAAAAAGTATAAAAAAATTTGTAGGGTTAAAAGTTTTTCTTACATTTGCAACCCGATTTTATCCAAAAGTACATAATAATTATTTAAAAATCAAAAAGGTGGATACACTAAGTTATAAAACAATATCAGCAAACAAGCAAACCGCTAATAAGGAGTGGTTGTTGGTAGATGCAGAAGGGCAGTCTCTAGGGCGTTTGGCATCTAAAGTGGCTAAATTACTAAGAGGAAAGCATAAGCCTAATTTTACCCCACATGCAGATTGTGGTGATTATGTAGTAGTCGTAAATGCAGATAAAATCAATTTGACCGGAAATAAATGGTCTGATAAAGTTTACCAAAGATATACTGGGTTCCCAGGAGGGCAAAGAAGTATCTCTGCAAAGCAATTCTTTGCAAAAGATGCAACTGGATTGGTAGAGAAAGCTATTAAAGGTATGCTTCCTAAAAATAAATTGGGAAGAGCAATCCTTAAAAATGTGAAAATTTACGAAGGTGCAGAGCATGAACAAACTGCACAACAACCAAGAACAATAGATATAAACGAATTCAAATAAAATATATGGCTATCACTCATAAAATAGGGCGTAGAAAAACATCTGTTGCTAGAGCCTATATCCAAGAAGGAAAAGGAGAAATCACAATCAATGGTCGTGATTTAGAAACTTATTTTGGTACAGATGTATTAAGATATAAAGTATTGCAACCTTTCGTGATTACTGAGACTGTAGACCAGTACGATGTAAATGTACTAGTACACGGCGGTGGTATTACTGGGCAAGCTGAGGCTATCAGAATGGCTTTATCTCGTGCACTTTGCGAAGTGAACCAAGAGTTTAGAGCGTTGTTGAAACCAGAAGGATTGCTTACTCGTGACCCAAGAATGGTTGAGCGTAAGAAATACGGACAGAAGAAAGCTCGTAAGAGATTCCAATTCTCAAAACGTTAATCAATCTTCTGTTGGAAAAGTATATTTCAATTTTTTGAAGAAAGAATTAGTTTGCTTAGTCTTCGTGCTAGGCAAACTTTTCCTATTTAAATTAATGAATGTTTTTTCCAAATTCAAATTAAACAATTATAATTAAAATAAAACAAAAGCCGGTTAGTTTAGCATCCAAATGCAGCGGGCGATTGATGTAAAGTCATGACCACCACTGGATTGATTGCTGATTAGCGGAAAGTAAACTAATTTAAAACAATTAAAAAATGGCAAAAAAAAGCGTAAAAGAATTGCTAGAAGCTGGTGTTCACTTTGGACACTTAACTAGAAAATGGAATCCTAACATGGCTCCTTACATCTTCATGGAGAAAAACGGAATCCACATCATCGATCTTCACAAAACAGCTGTAAAATTAGAAGATGCTTGCAACGCACTTCAACAAATGGCTTCTTCAGGAAGAAAAATTTTGTTTGTAGCTACTAAAAAGCAAGCTAAAGACATCGTTTCTAAATACTCTGCAGAGGTAAACATGCCTTACATCACTGAGCGTTGGCCTGGTGGAATGTTAACAAACTTTGTTACCATTCGTAAAGCTGTGAAAAAGATGAACTCTATCGATAAAATGAAGAAAGATGGTACTTTCGAAAGTTTATCTAAAAAAGAGAGATTACAAGTAGATCGTCAAAGAGCTAAATTAGAAAAAGATTTAGGTTCTATCGCTGACATGACTCGTATTCCTTCAGCTTTATTCGTTGTGGATATCGTAAACGAGCACATTGCGATTAAAGAAGCTCAAAAATTGAACATTCCTGTATTTGCTATGGTGGATACTAACTCTGATCCTAGAGAAGTAGATTTCCCAATCCCAGCAAACGATGATGCTACAAAATCTATTGAAATCATTATGCAGACTGTTACAGATGCAATCAAAGAAGGTTTATCTGTAAGAAAAGCTGAGAAAGAAAAAGCAAAACAAAACAAAGACGGAGATACAGAAACTTCTAACGAAGAAGAATAATTTTTAATGTTTATTTAAACTTTAAATAATTATAAAATAGTACATTCGTATAACAAATTTTAAAATATAAAACATGGCATATCAAGTAAAAGCTGCTGAAGTAAGCAAATTAAGAAACGAAACTGGAGCTGGTATGATGGACTGTAAAAAAGCCCTAGTAGAAGCAGAAGGTGATTTTGATAAAGCAATTGAACTCCTTAGAAAAAAAGGACAAAAAGTAGCTGCAAAAAGAGCTGACAGAGAAACCTCTGAAGGTGCTGTTATCGCTGCTACAAATGCAGACAACACTAAAGGTGCAATCGTAGCTTTAGGTTGTGAAACTGATTTCGTTGCTAAAGGAGAAGGTTTCGTAGCTTTGGCTAAAGAGTTTGCTAACCACGCACTTAATTTCTCTTCTAAAGAAGATTTCCTTGCATCTGAAATGGGAGGAATGACTGTAGCTGATAAATTAACTGAGCAAACTGGTGTAATCGGTGAAAAATTAGATATCAAATTCTTCGAAACATTAGAAGCTCCATTTGTAGGTTCTTATATCCACAACGGAAACAAAATTGCTGCTCTTGTAGGTCTTAGCGAAAGCTTTGATAACGCTGCAGAAGTTGCAAAAAATGTTTCTATGCAAGTAGCTGCTATGAATCCAATTGCATTAGATGAATCTAAAGTAGATCAGGCAGTTATCGACAAAGAAGTAGAAATTGCTAAAGAGCAATTAAGACAAGAAGGTAAACCAGAAGCTATGTTAGACAACATCGCTAAAGGTAAACTAAACAAATTCTTTAAAGAAACTACACTTGTAAACCAAGAATATATCATGGGAGACAAAGTTTCTGTAAAAGATTATGTAAATTCAGAAAAAGCTGGTGTTACAATCGTAGATTTCGTAAGAGTAGCGATCTAATTTGCACATAGAAAAAATAATTTTCTAATTTTTTATAATACTAAAGAGGCTGAAATTTCGTTTTCAGCCTCTTTTTTTTATTTTTGTGTTTATGAATTCAAAGAATCTTGTGGTAATTGTAGGCCCTACGGCTATTGGAAAAACAGCAACAGCCATTGCACTTGCCAAGCATTTTAATACAGAAATCATTTCAAGTGATAGTAGGCAGTTTTTCAAAGAAATGTGCATAGGTACAGCCGTCCCTAGTCCAGATGAATTGTCGCAGGTTAAGCATCATTTTATTCAGCAGTTGAATATTCATGAGGACTATTCAGTAGGGGATTTTGAGCGAGATGCGATCGAATTTATAACTGAATATTTTCAAAAAAACGATTTTTTGATTATGGCAGGAGGTTCTGGTTTGTATGAAAAAGCCATTACGCAAGGGCTCGATGATTTTCCAGATATTCCACCAAGTGTGCGAGAGCAATTAAATTCTGATTTGAATGAAAAAGGACTAGATTTTTTACAAAATGAATTAAAAAATAAAGATTTAGCCTATTTTGAGAAAGTGGACACTCAAAATCCACATCGTGTGATTCGTGCGTTGGAGGTTATTCGCCATACGGGGAAAGCCTACTCAGGTTTTTTAGCCAAAAATCAATCAAAAAGGAATTTTAATATCATAAAAATCGGGCTTACTTTATCTCGAGAGGAAATTTATGACCGAATCAATCGTAGAGTGGATATTATGATTGAAAATGGATTGCTCGAAGAAGCTAAAAATCTTTATAAATTTAAAAATTTGAACGCCTTAAACACCGTGGGCTACAAAGAATTATTCCATTATTTTGACGGAGAAATTTCTCTGGACTTTGCCATTGAGGAAATCAAGAAAAATACGAGAAGATTTGCCAAAAGGCAACTTACTTGGTACCGAAAAGATGAAAATATTAGGTGGTTTGCCCCCAATGAAATTGAACAAATAATCGCTTATATAAATTCTGAAATACAATGATTTTTTGCTGATAATTAACATATTTATCAATTTTTAATTGTATTTAAATGTTTGAAATTCAGAAAATTGATTGGAAATGTGAATTTTTGTGATTAATTATTTTCATTTTCTTTTTTTCGAAATAATTTTTAATTTATATATTGCGAAAATAATTAAAATCCTATGTCGAAGAAAAAGTATGAATTGGAGGTGCCGGTACAAGCCTCGCCAAGTTTTTTATACAATTATATATCAACACCATCGGGGCTTTCCGAGTGGTTTGCCGATAATGTAAACTCAAGAAGCGATAAATTCACTTTTATTTGGGACGATTATGAGGAAGTAGCTCATTTAATTCGTTCTAAATTCGATGAATATGTGCGTTTTCGTTGGGAACACGACGAGGATTCAAAATATTATTTTGAGCTAAAAATCCAAGAAGATGAATTAACGGGAGATGTTTCGTTGATTGTAACGGATTTTGCCGAAGAAGATGAATTAGACGAGGCTAAAGATTTATGGGCTAGTCAATTAGAAGATTTAAAACATATTATAGGTTCTTAACCTAAAAATACAATTATGATTAATTTTAACGGGAATATCATTGAAGCATCTGAGGCTCAGCTAGATTTAAACAATGATTTCTTTCAAAATGGGCTCATCATTACAGAAAAATTGTTGGTGATCTCGCACAAGATTTTGTTTGCAGAGTTACATTATTTCAATTTAATGGCAGCGATGCGCATGAGCCGTATCGAAATTCCTTTGAGTTTTACGCCAGAATTCTTTGAAAATCAAATTAATAATTTGTTAGAAGAATTTCCTCAAGAAAATTTAGGAATAAGATTCGATGTTTTATACCACAAAAACAAAATCAATTTTACTGTAAGAGCACACGAAATTCAGGATTTATATCGTTTTGAGGATTACCCGATGGATTTGTATCGTGAGTCTTTTGTCCCAAACACATTTTTCGATAGAATTAATTTCTTAAATCCCGTAAATCATATTTTAGACATTTATTGCCAAGAAAACGATTTTGCAGATTTATTACTTCAAAATGACAAAAAAGAATTGGCAAGAAGTTTAAAAGGAAGCATTTTTGTTATCAAAGGGACAACAATTTCTACGCCTTCCATAGAAGATGGGGCTAAATCAAGCGTTTTGAGAAACAAAATTTTAGATACTGCTAAAAAATTACCCGAATTTGATGAAGTGCAAGAGGGGAGTGTTTTCCCGTTTGCTGTTACAAAAGCCGACGAAGTTTTTGTGGCAATTGACGGAGAGGGAATCGTTTCATTGAAAAGCTTTAAGAAAACACAGTTTTCAAACGAATATACACAGAGTATTGTTAATCAATTATTTGGTTTAAGCTAAAGTATTATGGAACAAGATTTAAGCGACTACAGAAAAAGCTACGAGAAGTTTCAATTGATTGAAAGTGAGGTTTCTGATAACCCAATGGAGCTTTTCAGAGATTGGTTTTATGTGGCAGATAATGAAGAGAAAATCAGTGAGGCAAATGCCATGAGTGTGGCAACGATGGGGCTAGATGGTTTTCCGAAAACGCGTGTAGTTTTGCTTAAAAAATTCACTCACGAAGGATTCATTTTTTATACCAATTACGATAGCGAAAAGGGAAAAGCAATCGCTGCGAACAATAAAATTTGCTTATCGTTTTTTTGGCCAGTGCTTGAACGACAAATAATCATCAAAGGTGAAGCAGAAAAATTACCTGAAAATCTGTCTGATGGCTATTTCGAGTCGAGACCAAAACAAAGCCAAATTAGTGCAATTGTGTCGCCACAAAGTTCGGTGGTGCCCAATCGCGATTTTTTAGAAAATAAAGTAAGAGAAATTGAGATGCAATATCAAGATGATTTGCACCGGCCAGAAAATTGGGGAGGCTACTTGGTGCGACCTGTGAGCATGGAATTTTGGCAGGGCAGGGCAAACCGCCTGCACGACAGGCTTCGCTATACTTTGCAAGAAGATTTTGATTGGAAAATAGAAAGATTAGCACCATAAATTATTTTGGTTTAAAATTTGATATAGAACTTTAAATCAAAAAGAATAATAAAATGAGCGAAGAAAATAAAAACCAAGAACAAAAAACAGAAGAATTTTATATAAAATTAAAGGAAGAATTAAATAAAGTTGAAGAATTTCCAAAAGATTTTACATACAAATTCATTCTCCCGACCGATAATCAAAAAATCGCAGAGCTTAAAAAAGTGTTTGATGGTGCTAGAGCACAATTCCAAAACCGCGAATCTAAAAATGGAAAATATACAAGTATCACAGCGGTGATTTATGCGCTAGATGCAGATCAAGTCATTCATTACTATAAAAAAGCAGGGGAAATAGAAGGCATCATAATGCTATAAATTCATAATTATTAATTTTTTTAAGAAGCTTCAATCCATTTGGATTGAAGCTTTTTTTATAGATTTATTCTTTTAATCCAAAAATCAATCAAAAAATATTGAAATTCACAATTTTCAAAATTGGTCAGAGATTTCGTTCTCAATAATAATTCGTAAATTTGCGCCTCAAATTTCTACATGGAAAACGATAGCATTCAAATATACGGAGCACGAGAACACAATCTCAAAAACTTAAATCTAGAAATTCCGCGAGATCAGTTAGTAGTTTTTACGGGACTGAGCGGTAGCGGAAAATCTTCTTTGGCTTTCGATACGATTTATGCCGAAGGTCAGCGCCGTTACATCGAAACTTTTTCAGCCTATGCACGCCAACTTTTAGGCGGAATGGAGCGTCCTGATGTTGATAAAATCGACGGACTGTCTCCTGTGGTGGCGATTGAACAAAAAACGACTTCCAAAAGTCCGCGTTCTACGGTGGGCACAATTACCGAAGTGTATGATTTTTTGCGTTTGCTTTTTGCCCGAGCTTCTACGGCATATTCTTATGTTACGGGCGAGAAAATGGTAAGTTACACCGATGATGAAATCAAAGAATTGCTCAGAGAAAAATACGATAACAAGAAAATTGCGATTTTGGCACCCGTGGTGCGAACTCGTAAAGGGCATTATCGCGAATTGTTTGAGCAAATCGGCAAGCGAGGTTTTGTGCAAGTGCGCGTAGATGGCGAAATTCGTGACATTGAGCCAGGCATGAAACTCGATCGCTACAAAAATCACGACATCGAAATTGTGGTAGATAAACTATTATTAAATGATGAAACTACCAATGAAAGATTGCAGTTGAGCCTTGAAACAGCAATGTCACAAGGTGAAAATGTCATGATGGTTTATGATTACGACAAAAACGAAGTCAAATATTTTAGCCGAGAAATGATGTGTCCTACATCGGGAATTTCGTATCCTAAGCCAGAGCCAAATACATTTTCGTTCAATTCACCAAAAGGGGCGTGTCCTACTTGCAATGGACTAGGGACTGTAAAAACCATACAGCCCAATAGCGTAATTCCAGACCCGAGTTTAAGTTTAGCCAAAGGTGCCATTGCTCCGATGGAAGATATTAAGCATAAAAAATATTTCAATCAGCAAATAGCATACATTTTAGCAAAGTTTGAAGAAGATGACAAAACGCCTTTTCAAGATTTAAGCGAAGAAACAAAAGATGCTATCTTGTACGGTAGAGTAGAGGAGGTAGAAATTGAGCTTAAAGCATCAAAAGTTAAAAAGAAATTTAGCATAGATTTCGAAGGTGTGATTCCGTATCTTGAACGAATCATCAACGATAAAGAAAATACAAAATCTTCTGGTTTAGAAAAAAGATATGCCGAGGCTACACCGTGCCCTACTTGCGAGGGAACAAGATTAAAGAAAGAATCGCTTTATTTCAAAATCGATGAAAAAAACATCGCAGAAGTTTCGGCGATGGATTTAGAAAATCTACACGAGTGGATTCAATCTTTGCCTAAAAAACTTGGGAAAAGCGAGAAAGAAATTGCCAAAGAGATTTTAAAAGAAATTGAAACGCGTATAGCATTCTTATTGGATGTTGGACTTAATTATTTAAGTCTAAACAGAAGTTCCAAAAGTTTGTCTGGAGGAGAGGCACAGCGGATTCGTTTGGCTACTCAAATTGGGACACAGCTCGTGAATGTTTTGTATATTTTAGATGAGCCTTCAATTGGATTGCACCCGCGCGACAATCAAAAATTAATTCATTCTTTAGAAAATCTTCGGGATATTGGGAATTCAGTCATTGTGGTAGAACATGACGAGGAAATGATTATGGCGTCAGATTATGTGGTGGATATCGGTCCATATGCAGGGAAACGAGGTGGGAGAATTGTGTGGCAAGGAAAACCAAGCGAATTGAAGAACGCTAAAACGCTCACCGCCGATTACATCAACCAAATTAAAAAAATCGAAATCCCAAAAGAGCCACGCAAAGGTTCGGGCGATTTTTTAGAGTTAAAGGGCGCAAGTGGAAATAATTTAAAAAATGTAGATATAAAAATTCCACTCGGTACATTAACGGTGGTTACGGGTGTTTCGGGGAGCGGAAAATCTACGCTCATCAACGAAACCTTATACCGAATTTTAAATCAAAAAATCTATCATGCTATTCAAAAGCCAATGCCTTATAAGGAAATCAATGGTTTAGAACATGTAGATAAAGTCATTGATATCGATCAGTCACCGATTGGGCGCACACCGCGAAGCAATCCAGCCACATATACAGGTGTATTTTCAGACATTCGTGCATTGTTTTCAAATCTTCCCGAAGCAAAAATTCGAGGCTACAAGCCAGGAAGATTTTCATTTAATGTAAA
Coding sequences within:
- a CDS encoding bifunctional metallophosphatase/5'-nucleotidase; amino-acid sequence: MLSRRKFLATTSAATALALLPSIPAWAKSNAKKITILHTNDQHSRIEPFETSENPKYSNKGGFARRAALIDKIRKEEPNVLLLDAGDIFQGTPYFNFFGGELEFKLMSKMGYEASTMGNHDFDNGLAGFEKQLKYANFDFICSNYDFTNTILDGRTKKYKIINKGGVKIGIFGLGIDPVGLISKENYLETKYLDPVEISQEMTRILKDKKCDMIICLSHIGYKYDTPKISDCELATKTQDIDLIIGGHTHTFLPHPTEIINKAGEPTIVNQVGWAGLYLGRLDFYFDTFNKQRKVATAQLEITPNIV
- the rpsI gene encoding 30S ribosomal protein S9, translating into MAITHKIGRRKTSVARAYIQEGKGEITINGRDLETYFGTDVLRYKVLQPFVITETVDQYDVNVLVHGGGITGQAEAIRMALSRALCEVNQEFRALLKPEGLLTRDPRMVERKKYGQKKARKRFQFSKR
- a CDS encoding RapZ C-terminal domain-containing protein; translation: MNKLNINVRSFSYREEIPQDPSGNGGGFVFDCRGILNPGRIDEYKKQTGRDQGVKDFLLTKTEMPKFIELIQNLIDITVKDYIARGFTNLEINFGCTGGQHRSVFAADRISDYLRENYPDDVDVKTAHTVQDAKNWQNG
- a CDS encoding aminotransferase class IV, which produces MINFNGNIIEASEAQLDLNNDFFQNGLIITEKLLVISHKILFAELHYFNLMAAMRMSRIEIPLSFTPEFFENQINNLLEEFPQENLGIRFDVLYHKNKINFTVRAHEIQDLYRFEDYPMDLYRESFVPNTFFDRINFLNPVNHILDIYCQENDFADLLLQNDKKELARSLKGSIFVIKGTTISTPSIEDGAKSSVLRNKILDTAKKLPEFDEVQEGSVFPFAVTKADEVFVAIDGEGIVSLKSFKKTQFSNEYTQSIVNQLFGLS
- the rplM gene encoding 50S ribosomal protein L13; this encodes MDTLSYKTISANKQTANKEWLLVDAEGQSLGRLASKVAKLLRGKHKPNFTPHADCGDYVVVVNADKINLTGNKWSDKVYQRYTGFPGGQRSISAKQFFAKDATGLVEKAIKGMLPKNKLGRAILKNVKIYEGAEHEQTAQQPRTIDINEFK
- a CDS encoding aminoglycoside phosphotransferase family protein yields the protein MMQDLPLSAEIIEKIKTFGSVCDIVPMNAGGSGRTYFRVFFDEGEFKTLILVKNKDTHENQCFINLAQKLAQIPVNVPKILFFDQGFYYLQEDLGDKTLLNNVLENSPETENYYKKTLEDLVKFQIQGNELINDEDFFTHKKFDKTLVYRDLFGFKNYFLDLSQQVYAEDKLLSDFDTLANSIETAKYQFLMYRDLQGRNVMLHNENIYFIDFQGAMRGSCAYDVVSLLWQAKANLSPELRQKLLNFYISELKKVIPNFDKNAFLNEFNTCLILRLLQVLGVYGRLGWIYKKEHFSSSISLGIKNLEELQNLDLIKNSLALKDIFKNLNKTEIINPL
- the rpsB gene encoding 30S ribosomal protein S2, with translation MAKKSVKELLEAGVHFGHLTRKWNPNMAPYIFMEKNGIHIIDLHKTAVKLEDACNALQQMASSGRKILFVATKKQAKDIVSKYSAEVNMPYITERWPGGMLTNFVTIRKAVKKMNSIDKMKKDGTFESLSKKERLQVDRQRAKLEKDLGSIADMTRIPSALFVVDIVNEHIAIKEAQKLNIPVFAMVDTNSDPREVDFPIPANDDATKSIEIIMQTVTDAIKEGLSVRKAEKEKAKQNKDGDTETSNEEE
- the tsf gene encoding translation elongation factor Ts; this encodes MAYQVKAAEVSKLRNETGAGMMDCKKALVEAEGDFDKAIELLRKKGQKVAAKRADRETSEGAVIAATNADNTKGAIVALGCETDFVAKGEGFVALAKEFANHALNFSSKEDFLASEMGGMTVADKLTEQTGVIGEKLDIKFFETLEAPFVGSYIHNGNKIAALVGLSESFDNAAEVAKNVSMQVAAMNPIALDESKVDQAVIDKEVEIAKEQLRQEGKPEAMLDNIAKGKLNKFFKETTLVNQEYIMGDKVSVKDYVNSEKAGVTIVDFVRVAI
- the miaA gene encoding tRNA (adenosine(37)-N6)-dimethylallyltransferase MiaA, whose product is MNSKNLVVIVGPTAIGKTATAIALAKHFNTEIISSDSRQFFKEMCIGTAVPSPDELSQVKHHFIQQLNIHEDYSVGDFERDAIEFITEYFQKNDFLIMAGGSGLYEKAITQGLDDFPDIPPSVREQLNSDLNEKGLDFLQNELKNKDLAYFEKVDTQNPHRVIRALEVIRHTGKAYSGFLAKNQSKRNFNIIKIGLTLSREEIYDRINRRVDIMIENGLLEEAKNLYKFKNLNALNTVGYKELFHYFDGEISLDFAIEEIKKNTRRFAKRQLTWYRKDENIRWFAPNEIEQIIAYINSEIQ
- the pdxH gene encoding pyridoxamine 5'-phosphate oxidase, which gives rise to MEQDLSDYRKSYEKFQLIESEVSDNPMELFRDWFYVADNEEKISEANAMSVATMGLDGFPKTRVVLLKKFTHEGFIFYTNYDSEKGKAIAANNKICLSFFWPVLERQIIIKGEAEKLPENLSDGYFESRPKQSQISAIVSPQSSVVPNRDFLENKVREIEMQYQDDLHRPENWGGYLVRPVSMEFWQGRANRLHDRLRYTLQEDFDWKIERLAP
- a CDS encoding DUF493 family protein, translated to MSEENKNQEQKTEEFYIKLKEELNKVEEFPKDFTYKFILPTDNQKIAELKKVFDGARAQFQNRESKNGKYTSITAVIYALDADQVIHYYKKAGEIEGIIML
- a CDS encoding 5'-nucleotidase C-terminal domain-containing protein, giving the protein MKKRTFSVISLASVLAFTACQKQLYKQPEVAQQEINITAEYAPSPELTEIIAPYKKQLDQEMDQVLTYNPYELNKGMNANLSNLLADQLLEAGNKIFQKKYHHDIDVALLNAGGIRRTFTPGNITVRSIFELMPFENEAVVVKLSGKDFIKMIDYLKEHRKKGHPIAGLSFSLDGPDLNIILSNNRKFDVNKSYWVITNDYLQKGGDGMTFLTQPEEIVNINEKLRDIFIQEFKANDTLQINNNPRYLP
- a CDS encoding START-like domain-containing protein, which gives rise to MSKKKYELEVPVQASPSFLYNYISTPSGLSEWFADNVNSRSDKFTFIWDDYEEVAHLIRSKFDEYVRFRWEHDEDSKYYFELKIQEDELTGDVSLIVTDFAEEDELDEAKDLWASQLEDLKHIIGS